Proteins from a single region of Chromobacterium sp. ATCC 53434:
- a CDS encoding MFS transporter — MPPPSAPPSSSPGRPAMPRGVWALGVVSLLMDVSSELAHSLLPLFLAGTLGAPALVIGLIEGVAEATALICKVFSGPLSDWLGRRKPLLLLGYGLAAASKPLFPLAHSVSTVLLARFVDRVGKGVRGAPRDALIADITPAEIRGAAFGLRQSMDTVGAVLGPLLAMGLMLVYRDDIRGALWWSVPPALLAVAAIWLWVREPAAPAREAPRPSLFNRAILCRFSAGFWAVAALGGLFTLARFSEAFLVLRGAQLGPSPAWAPLTMAAMSASYALSAYPLGRLSDRVSRASLLQCSLLLLIAADLALGWARGAPLLLVGALLWGLHLGCSQGLLSAWVAERAPPGLSGSAFGLFNLICGAAALLASVAAGALWQRWGAAATFHGGALFAAAALLLSARLRWKSRL, encoded by the coding sequence ATGCCGCCACCGTCCGCACCGCCGTCCTCTTCCCCCGGCCGCCCGGCGATGCCGCGCGGCGTCTGGGCGCTCGGCGTCGTCAGCCTGCTGATGGACGTCTCGTCCGAACTGGCCCACAGCCTGTTGCCGCTGTTTCTCGCCGGCACGCTGGGCGCGCCGGCGCTGGTGATCGGCCTGATCGAAGGCGTTGCCGAGGCCACCGCGCTGATCTGCAAGGTGTTTTCCGGCCCGCTCAGCGACTGGCTGGGCCGGCGCAAGCCGCTGCTGTTGCTGGGCTATGGCCTGGCCGCCGCGTCCAAGCCGCTGTTTCCGCTCGCGCATTCCGTCTCCACCGTCTTGCTGGCGCGCTTTGTCGATCGCGTCGGCAAGGGCGTGCGCGGCGCGCCGCGCGACGCCCTGATCGCCGACATTACGCCGGCCGAGATCCGCGGCGCCGCCTTCGGCCTGCGCCAGAGCATGGACACGGTCGGCGCGGTGCTCGGGCCGCTGCTGGCCATGGGACTGATGCTGGTCTACCGCGACGACATCCGCGGCGCGTTGTGGTGGTCGGTGCCGCCGGCGCTGCTGGCGGTGGCGGCGATCTGGCTGTGGGTGCGGGAGCCGGCCGCGCCGGCGCGGGAGGCGCCGCGCCCGTCCTTGTTCAACCGGGCCATTCTTTGCCGATTCTCCGCCGGCTTCTGGGCTGTGGCCGCGCTGGGCGGGCTGTTCACGCTGGCGCGCTTCAGCGAGGCCTTCCTGGTGCTGCGCGGCGCGCAGCTCGGGCCGTCGCCGGCCTGGGCGCCGCTGACGATGGCGGCGATGTCGGCCAGCTACGCGCTGAGCGCCTATCCGCTCGGCCGCCTGTCCGACCGCGTCAGCCGAGCGAGCCTGCTGCAGTGCTCGCTGCTCTTGTTGATCGCGGCCGATCTGGCGCTGGGCTGGGCGCGCGGCGCGCCGCTGTTGCTGGTCGGGGCGCTGTTGTGGGGCCTGCATCTGGGATGCAGCCAGGGCTTGCTTTCGGCCTGGGTGGCCGAGCGCGCGCCGCCGGGACTGAGCGGTTCGGCCTTCGGCCTGTTCAATTTGATCTGCGGCGCGGCCGCCTTGCTGGCCAGCGTGGCCGCCGGCGCCTTGTGGCAGCGCTGGGGGGCGGCCGCCACCTTCCATGGCGGCGCGCTGTTCGCGGCGGCGGCGCTGCTGTTGAGCGCGCGCCTGCGGTGGAAGAGTCGTTTGTGA
- a CDS encoding UbiA family prenyltransferase, protein MMNWRAALQLGRVSNLPTVWSNVAAGAALSGLPPGLPVLARLLLALSLIYIAGMFLNDAHDRRVDAIERPERPIPSGRAGVAEVFVCGYAMLAGGVLLLAGLGVPALLAGLLLAGCVVGYDLHHKQNRFSPLIMGLCRALVYVTSALAVTGGRLPPPVWLGAMLLLAYLVGLSYAAKHENQGRIGKLLPLCGLAAPLLYLFTQPPGWIALLCLALFALWVVRCVWLAFRRQPDIRAAVGGLIAGISLNDAFLMAMHGLPLWALGGALAFVLTHRFQQRVAGT, encoded by the coding sequence ATGATGAACTGGCGCGCCGCGCTACAACTGGGACGGGTGTCCAATCTGCCGACGGTATGGAGCAATGTGGCCGCCGGCGCCGCGCTGTCCGGCCTGCCGCCCGGCCTGCCGGTGCTGGCCCGGCTGCTGCTGGCGCTGTCGCTGATCTATATCGCCGGCATGTTCCTCAACGACGCCCACGACCGCCGCGTCGACGCCATCGAACGGCCGGAGCGCCCCATCCCGTCCGGCCGCGCCGGCGTCGCCGAGGTCTTCGTCTGCGGCTACGCGATGCTGGCCGGCGGCGTGCTGCTGCTGGCCGGCCTCGGCGTCCCCGCGCTGCTGGCCGGCCTGCTGCTAGCCGGCTGCGTTGTCGGCTACGACCTGCACCACAAGCAGAACCGCTTCAGTCCGCTGATCATGGGCCTGTGCCGCGCCCTGGTCTACGTCACCTCGGCGCTGGCGGTCACCGGCGGCCGGCTGCCGCCGCCGGTCTGGCTGGGCGCGATGCTGCTGCTGGCCTATCTGGTCGGCCTCAGCTACGCCGCCAAGCACGAGAACCAGGGCCGCATAGGCAAGCTGCTGCCGTTGTGCGGGCTGGCCGCGCCGCTGCTCTACCTGTTCACCCAGCCGCCGGGCTGGATCGCCCTGCTGTGCCTGGCGCTGTTCGCGCTATGGGTGGTCCGCTGCGTCTGGCTGGCCTTCCGCCGCCAGCCGGACATCCGCGCCGCCGTCGGCGGGCTGATCGCCGGCATCTCGCTGAACGACGCCTTCCTGATGGCGATGCACGGCCTCCCGCTGTGGGCGCTGGGCGGCGCGCTGGCCTTCGTGCTGACCCACCGCTTCCAGCAACGCGTCGCGGGGACCTGA
- a CDS encoding ferritin-like protein, which produces MLKIDPKFVRELLAATTPEQLHFFLQKAVELEHSTIPPYLTAQLSLKPGQNREIGALIHGIVMEEMLHMTIAANILIAIGGHPRINTPDFIPRYPGPLPMGIGGDLIVGIEAFSLELTRDVFMEIEEPADPVPIHQLKQLYAANQPAPTFHTIGEFYDSIKLKLTELSGQIRFGHRDKQVLHYFPEAVLFPIVDLDSALAAIDVIITQGEGVRGSPYQDPDAPEKLQDLAHYYKFDSIYHQREITPCPDGDGFCFDGRPIPFDPQGVWPMPPTPKPEDYPQNTQERTLIERFAYSYSSLLNALHRAFNGEPAQMDTAIGLMFDLKVLAASLMDPAMLLGYKESPARRPIGLSFVYRDVQNGMSYD; this is translated from the coding sequence ATGCTCAAGATCGATCCGAAATTCGTCCGCGAGCTGCTCGCGGCCACCACGCCGGAACAGCTGCATTTCTTCCTGCAGAAGGCGGTGGAACTGGAGCACAGCACCATCCCGCCGTATCTGACGGCACAACTGTCGCTGAAGCCGGGCCAGAACCGCGAAATCGGCGCGCTGATACACGGCATCGTGATGGAGGAGATGCTGCACATGACCATCGCCGCCAACATCCTGATCGCCATCGGCGGCCATCCGCGCATCAACACCCCGGACTTCATTCCGCGCTATCCCGGGCCGCTGCCGATGGGCATAGGCGGCGATCTGATCGTCGGCATAGAAGCGTTCAGCCTGGAGTTGACGCGCGACGTCTTCATGGAGATAGAGGAGCCGGCCGATCCGGTGCCGATACACCAGCTCAAGCAGCTGTACGCCGCCAATCAGCCGGCGCCGACCTTCCACACCATCGGCGAGTTCTACGACAGCATCAAGCTTAAGCTGACCGAGCTGTCCGGCCAGATCCGCTTCGGCCACCGCGACAAGCAGGTGCTGCACTATTTCCCCGAGGCGGTGCTATTTCCCATCGTCGACCTGGACAGCGCCCTCGCCGCCATCGACGTCATCATCACCCAGGGCGAGGGCGTTCGCGGTTCGCCATACCAGGATCCCGACGCGCCGGAAAAGCTGCAGGACCTCGCCCACTACTACAAATTCGACTCCATCTACCACCAGCGCGAGATCACCCCCTGTCCGGACGGCGACGGCTTTTGTTTCGATGGCCGTCCGATACCGTTCGACCCCCAGGGGGTCTGGCCGATGCCGCCGACGCCCAAACCCGAGGACTATCCGCAAAACACCCAGGAGCGGACGCTGATCGAGCGCTTCGCCTACAGCTACAGCAGCCTGCTGAACGCGCTGCACCGCGCCTTCAACGGCGAGCCGGCCCAGATGGACACCGCCATCGGCCTGATGTTCGACCTGAAGGTGCTGGCCGCCAGCCTGATGGACCCGGCCATGCTGCTCGGCTACAAGGAGAGTCCGGCCAGGCGGCCGATAGGCCTGAGCTTCGTCTACCGCGATGTGCAGAACGGCATGAGCTACGACTGA
- the eboE gene encoding metabolite traffic protein EboE, whose product MRLDGGDAALGHLCYCSNIHPGESWDQTRSALGRYLPAVKARVSPDAPFGVGLRLSALAAQQLERQADLLAEFRQFLTRHGLYVFTINGFPYGRFHGAGVKQQVYQPDWRRTERLEYSNRLAVLLAGLMPPELSWGSVSTVPGAFAADARADADSARAILDNLLHHVAFLQRLHLESGRCIRLALEPEPACLLETSADAVAFFEDRLLSPVAMEQLGRLCRCPPRHAETLLRRHLGLCLDCCHAAVEFEDPDDSLNRLEAAGIDIVKLQLSAGLRLPAVGPEHRALLRDFAEDSYLHQVVQRGAGGLRRFDDLPAALDCLDEAAGAEWRIHFHVPLWAGQLGAMAGTGDFVAAVLARHRSRPISDHLEVETYSWSVLPAAYREAELADAIARELDWVKERLR is encoded by the coding sequence GTGAGGCTGGACGGCGGCGATGCCGCCCTCGGCCATCTATGCTATTGCAGCAACATCCATCCGGGCGAAAGCTGGGACCAGACCCGGTCGGCGCTCGGGCGCTATCTGCCGGCGGTCAAGGCCAGGGTGTCGCCGGACGCGCCGTTCGGCGTCGGCCTGCGGCTGTCGGCGCTGGCCGCCCAGCAGCTGGAGCGGCAGGCCGATCTGCTGGCCGAGTTCCGCCAGTTCCTGACCCGCCATGGCCTGTATGTCTTCACCATCAACGGTTTTCCCTACGGCCGCTTCCACGGCGCCGGCGTCAAGCAGCAGGTCTATCAGCCGGACTGGCGCCGGACCGAGCGGCTGGAATACAGCAACCGGCTAGCCGTCCTGCTGGCCGGGCTGATGCCGCCCGAGCTGTCCTGGGGCAGCGTCAGCACCGTGCCCGGCGCCTTCGCCGCCGACGCCCGCGCCGACGCCGACTCGGCCCGGGCGATACTCGACAATCTGCTGCACCACGTCGCCTTTCTACAGCGGCTGCACCTGGAAAGCGGGCGCTGCATCCGCCTGGCGCTGGAGCCGGAACCGGCCTGCCTGCTGGAAACCAGCGCCGACGCCGTCGCCTTCTTCGAAGACCGGTTGCTGTCGCCGGTGGCGATGGAGCAGCTGGGACGGCTGTGCCGTTGCCCGCCGCGCCACGCCGAGACGCTGCTGCGCCGCCATCTGGGCCTGTGCCTGGACTGTTGCCACGCCGCGGTGGAATTCGAAGACCCCGACGACAGCCTGAACCGGCTGGAGGCCGCCGGCATAGACATCGTCAAACTGCAACTGAGCGCCGGCCTCAGGCTGCCGGCCGTCGGCCCGGAGCACCGCGCGCTGCTGCGGGACTTCGCCGAGGACAGCTATCTGCACCAGGTGGTGCAGCGCGGCGCCGGCGGCCTGCGCCGTTTCGACGATCTGCCGGCGGCGCTCGACTGCCTGGACGAGGCGGCCGGCGCCGAATGGCGCATCCATTTCCATGTGCCGCTGTGGGCCGGGCAACTGGGCGCGATGGCCGGCACCGGCGATTTCGTCGCCGCCGTGCTGGCGCGGCATCGCAGCCGGCCGATCAGCGATCACCTGGAGGTGGAAACCTATAGCTGGAGCGTGCTGCCGGCGGCCTACCGCGAGGCCGAGCTCGCCGACGCCATCGCCCGCGAACTGGACTGGGTCAAGGAGCGACTACGATGA
- a CDS encoding NAD(P)/FAD-dependent oxidoreductase, giving the protein MSRVIIVGAGIGGLCLAQGLARAGIEFEVLEADAGPLIRNQGYRLRIDAMGQRALSQCLPPALFERFRASCALSGPARFVDPGLNPLPERRPENWRENAGAGRADGDLSADRQVLRDILSHGLGPRIRWGRRAQRFERDGDGIVVHCADGAEHRADLLVAADGLHSPLRRQWLPRAEPEAIGALNLYGKAALAGVDPALLNGPTVVFADGFTLVVEPMRFAAATTVQGGGPAPGGRLSPVDDYVYWALFGREACLGGPLSGDEPADGLRRRVADASRGLHASLAALLAGTDVDAIKGRSVRMAGGVPAWPSGRLTLLGDAIHAMSPAGGVGANTALADAAMLAVCLADGDIDRAVARYEADMRVRAERALAQTRAGAERLLRRQPDAIPASPGSAPGARGSRPAPARTTR; this is encoded by the coding sequence ATGAGTCGAGTGATCATCGTCGGCGCCGGCATCGGCGGCCTGTGTCTGGCGCAGGGGCTGGCGCGGGCCGGCATCGAATTCGAGGTGCTGGAGGCGGACGCCGGTCCGCTGATCCGAAACCAGGGCTATCGCCTGCGGATAGACGCGATGGGACAGCGGGCGCTGAGCCAGTGCCTGCCGCCGGCGCTGTTCGAGCGCTTCCGCGCCAGTTGCGCGCTCAGCGGACCGGCGCGCTTTGTCGATCCGGGGCTGAATCCGCTGCCGGAGCGGCGACCGGAAAACTGGCGGGAGAACGCCGGCGCGGGCCGGGCCGACGGCGATCTGAGCGCCGACCGGCAGGTATTGCGGGACATCCTGAGCCACGGCCTGGGGCCGCGCATCCGCTGGGGGCGGCGGGCGCAGCGCTTCGAGCGCGACGGCGATGGCATCGTCGTCCATTGCGCCGATGGCGCTGAACATCGGGCGGATCTGCTCGTGGCTGCCGACGGCCTGCATTCGCCGTTGCGCCGGCAATGGCTGCCGCGGGCGGAGCCGGAAGCGATAGGCGCGCTGAATCTTTACGGCAAGGCGGCGCTGGCGGGCGTCGATCCGGCCCTATTGAACGGACCGACCGTGGTGTTCGCCGACGGCTTCACGCTGGTGGTCGAGCCTATGCGCTTTGCCGCGGCGACGACAGTGCAGGGGGGCGGACCCGCCCCGGGCGGCCGCCTGAGCCCGGTCGACGATTATGTCTACTGGGCCTTGTTCGGCCGGGAGGCCTGCCTGGGCGGCCCGCTGTCCGGCGACGAGCCGGCCGATGGCTTGCGCCGGAGAGTGGCCGACGCGTCGCGCGGCCTGCATGCCAGCCTGGCGGCCTTGCTGGCGGGAACCGACGTGGACGCGATCAAGGGACGTTCGGTCAGGATGGCCGGCGGCGTGCCGGCGTGGCCGTCCGGGCGGCTGACGCTGCTGGGGGACGCGATTCACGCGATGAGTCCGGCCGGCGGCGTCGGCGCCAACACCGCGCTGGCCGACGCGGCGATGCTGGCGGTCTGCCTGGCCGACGGCGACATCGACCGGGCGGTGGCCCGCTACGAGGCCGATATGCGCGTCCGGGCCGAGCGGGCGCTGGCGCAGACGCGGGCCGGCGCCGAACGCCTGCTGCGGCGGCAGCCGGACGCTATTCCTGCGTCGCCGGGCTCAGCGCCTGGCGCACGCGGGTCTCGTCCAGCGCCGGCGCGCACAACTCGATGA
- a CDS encoding 3-dehydroquinate synthase has product MSESDPMPPFETVMQRFSVSFAYPVLFTRALLQADNATLRHAIARDDAGVRHRFVAVIDQGVAQHRPGLAAQLERYAEHHANALLLAAAPRLLPGGEAVKNDPAMLEALQQWLHEQHIDRHSAVVVIGGGALLDMAGFAAATVHRGVRVVRVPTTVLAQNDSGVGVKTAVNAFGSKNLLGSFAPPYAVVNDYDFIATLPTRARIAGMAEAVKVAAIRDLDFFCWLEEHASRLGRGDDEACRYLIRRCAELHLRHIGTAGDPFEFGSARPLDFGHWAAHKLEAMSGYQLSHGEAVAIGMALDTCYAVLSGLLHVDAASRLCRLLEKLGFTLWTPLLEWRDGSGRHQVLAGLDEFREHLGGELTVTLLQALGQGVEVHKMDRAMLEDSIGWLRHGIPEACS; this is encoded by the coding sequence ATGTCCGAATCCGATCCGATGCCGCCTTTCGAAACCGTCATGCAGCGCTTCAGCGTGTCTTTCGCGTATCCGGTGCTGTTCACCCGGGCGCTGCTGCAGGCGGACAACGCGACGCTGCGCCACGCCATCGCCCGCGACGACGCCGGCGTCCGCCACCGCTTCGTCGCCGTGATAGACCAGGGCGTGGCCCAGCACAGGCCGGGCCTGGCCGCCCAGCTGGAACGCTACGCCGAACACCACGCCAACGCCCTGCTGCTGGCCGCCGCGCCGCGGCTGCTGCCGGGCGGCGAGGCGGTGAAGAACGATCCGGCGATGCTGGAGGCGCTGCAGCAATGGCTGCACGAACAGCACATAGACCGGCATAGCGCCGTCGTCGTCATCGGCGGCGGCGCGCTGCTGGACATGGCCGGCTTCGCCGCCGCCACCGTCCATCGCGGCGTCCGCGTCGTCCGCGTGCCGACGACGGTGCTGGCGCAAAACGACTCCGGCGTCGGCGTCAAAACCGCCGTCAACGCCTTCGGCAGCAAGAACTTGCTCGGCAGCTTCGCCCCGCCGTACGCGGTGGTCAACGACTACGACTTCATCGCCACGCTGCCGACCCGCGCCCGCATCGCCGGCATGGCCGAAGCGGTCAAGGTGGCCGCGATACGCGACCTCGATTTCTTCTGCTGGCTGGAAGAACACGCCTCGCGGCTGGGCCGCGGCGACGACGAGGCCTGCCGCTACCTGATCCGGCGCTGCGCCGAACTGCATCTGCGCCACATCGGCACCGCCGGCGACCCGTTCGAGTTCGGCAGCGCCCGCCCGCTGGACTTCGGCCACTGGGCGGCGCACAAGCTGGAGGCGATGAGCGGCTACCAGCTCAGCCACGGCGAGGCGGTGGCGATAGGCATGGCGCTGGACACCTGCTACGCGGTGCTCAGCGGCCTCTTGCACGTCGACGCCGCCAGCCGGCTGTGCCGGCTGCTGGAAAAACTGGGCTTCACGCTGTGGACCCCGCTGCTGGAATGGCGCGACGGCAGCGGCCGGCATCAGGTGCTGGCCGGCCTGGACGAATTCCGCGAACACCTGGGCGGCGAGCTGACCGTCACGCTGCTGCAGGCGCTGGGGCAAGGCGTCGAAGTCCACAAAATGGACCGGGCCATGCTGGAGGACAGCATAGGCTGGCTGCGCCACGGCATCCCCGAGGCCTGCTCGTGA
- a CDS encoding serine dehydratase subunit alpha family protein, with protein MSEREVSLWPEFVKALKQEVVPALGCTEPISLALAAALATRELGKTPERIDALVSANLMKNGMGVTVPGTGTVGLPIAAAVGALGGDPDARLEVLKNLTVEQVAAGKQMLADGKVKLGVAAVPNILYAEACVWHGDECARVAIADAHTNVIRIERNGEVKLKREAADAKPLESYELGDATARDVYEFAMRAPLDSIAFIHEAAVLNSALADEGMSGKYGLHIGATLQRQIEAGLLSEGLLSNILTRTTAASDARMGGATLPAMSNSGSGNQGIAATMPVVAVAEHVKADRETLIRALALSHLIAVYIHTRLPKLSALCAVTTASMGAAAGMAQLLNGGYPAVSMAISSMIGDLAGMICDGASNSCAMKVSTSAGSGYKAVLMALDGTRVTGNEGIVAHDVDVSIANLGKLATQGMAQTDTQILQIMMDKR; from the coding sequence ATGTCTGAACGTGAAGTTAGCTTGTGGCCGGAGTTCGTCAAGGCTCTGAAACAGGAAGTGGTGCCGGCGCTGGGCTGTACCGAGCCGATCTCGCTGGCGTTGGCGGCGGCGCTGGCGACGCGCGAGCTGGGCAAGACGCCGGAGCGCATCGACGCGCTGGTGTCGGCCAACCTGATGAAGAACGGCATGGGCGTGACCGTGCCGGGCACCGGCACCGTCGGCCTGCCGATCGCGGCCGCCGTCGGCGCGCTGGGCGGCGACCCGGACGCCCGGCTGGAAGTGCTGAAGAATCTGACCGTCGAGCAGGTCGCCGCCGGCAAGCAGATGCTGGCCGACGGCAAGGTCAAGCTGGGCGTGGCCGCCGTGCCCAACATCCTGTACGCCGAGGCCTGTGTCTGGCATGGCGACGAGTGCGCGCGCGTCGCCATCGCCGATGCCCACACCAATGTGATCAGGATAGAGCGCAACGGCGAGGTGAAGCTGAAGCGCGAGGCCGCCGACGCCAAGCCGCTGGAAAGCTATGAGCTGGGCGACGCCACCGCGCGCGACGTCTACGAGTTCGCGATGCGCGCGCCGCTGGACAGCATCGCCTTCATCCACGAGGCGGCGGTGCTGAACAGCGCGCTGGCCGACGAGGGCATGAGCGGCAAGTACGGCCTGCACATCGGCGCGACGCTGCAGCGGCAGATCGAGGCCGGCCTGCTGTCCGAAGGCCTGCTGTCCAATATCCTGACCCGCACCACCGCGGCGTCCGACGCGCGGATGGGCGGCGCCACGCTGCCGGCGATGAGCAATTCCGGCTCCGGCAACCAGGGCATCGCCGCGACGATGCCGGTGGTGGCGGTGGCCGAGCACGTCAAGGCGGACCGGGAAACGCTGATCCGCGCGCTGGCGCTGTCGCACCTGATCGCCGTATACATCCATACCCGTTTGCCGAAGCTGTCGGCGCTGTGCGCCGTCACCACCGCGTCGATGGGCGCGGCGGCCGGCATGGCGCAGCTGTTGAACGGCGGCTACCCGGCGGTCAGCATGGCGATCTCCAGCATGATAGGCGACCTGGCCGGCATGATCTGCGACGGCGCGTCCAACAGCTGCGCGATGAAGGTGTCGACATCGGCCGGCTCCGGCTACAAGGCGGTGCTGATGGCGCTGGACGGCACCCGCGTCACCGGCAACGAGGGCATCGTCGCCCATGATGTCGACGTGTCCATCGCCAATCTGGGCAAGCTGGCCACCCAGGGCATGGCGCAGACCGACACCCAGATCCTGCAGATCATGATGGACAAGCGCTGA
- a CDS encoding phosphatase PAP2 family protein: MHALESLNQTLFLLINATPETSPFSIKLATFIAKDVLMLLPLLLASLWLWGRPALRDTVLKSALLTGVALLGNWLIGLAWPHPRPFAMPLGHTFLLHDATPSFPSNHGTIFAVMALCWCFSPARGWGWLLAIAGLAVAWSRVFLGVHFPLDMLGALLVSVFWYASLSPLWARQGTALTAGLESLYRRLLAKPIAAGLIRH, translated from the coding sequence ATGCACGCACTCGAATCCCTGAATCAAACGCTGTTCCTGCTGATCAATGCCACGCCCGAAACCTCCCCGTTCTCCATCAAGCTGGCCACCTTCATCGCCAAGGATGTGCTGATGCTGTTGCCGCTGCTGCTGGCCTCGCTATGGCTGTGGGGCCGGCCGGCCCTGCGCGATACCGTGCTGAAGTCGGCGCTGCTGACCGGCGTCGCCTTGCTGGGCAACTGGCTGATCGGTCTCGCCTGGCCGCATCCGCGCCCGTTCGCGATGCCGCTGGGCCATACCTTCCTGCTGCACGACGCGACGCCGTCCTTCCCCAGCAACCATGGCACCATCTTCGCGGTGATGGCGCTGTGCTGGTGTTTCAGCCCGGCGCGCGGCTGGGGCTGGCTGCTGGCGATCGCCGGCCTGGCCGTCGCCTGGTCCCGGGTGTTTCTCGGCGTGCATTTCCCGCTGGACATGCTGGGCGCCTTGCTGGTGTCCGTCTTCTGGTACGCTAGCCTGTCGCCGTTGTGGGCGCGGCAGGGGACGGCGTTGACCGCCGGCCTGGAATCGCTGTACCGCCGCCTGCTGGCCAAACCCATCGCCGCCGGGCTGATCAGGCACTGA
- a CDS encoding CysB family HTH-type transcriptional regulator, which translates to MNFQQLRIIRETVRQGFNLTEVANALFTSQSGVSKHIKDLEDELGVELFVRKGKRFLGLTDPGKELLTIVERMLLDAGNIKRLAEQFSLRDEGQLTIATTHTQARYALPPVVTAFKRAFPRVHLVLHQASPDELARLLLAGEADIGIATEAVAEVPELVSFPYYSWHHCVIAPPEHPLHDQPLSLETLAEHPIVTYHRGFTGRARIDNTFAEAGLAPDIVMAALDADVIKTYVELELGVGIVASMAVDPQRDAGLKVVAGPPLFGQQTSRIAIRRGHYLRSYAYRFIELCAPALDETRVRQALSPATQE; encoded by the coding sequence ATGAACTTCCAGCAACTGCGCATCATCCGCGAAACCGTCCGCCAGGGCTTCAACCTGACCGAGGTGGCCAATGCGCTGTTCACCTCGCAATCGGGCGTCAGCAAGCATATCAAGGACCTGGAGGACGAGCTGGGCGTCGAGCTCTTCGTCCGCAAGGGCAAGCGCTTCCTCGGCCTGACCGATCCGGGCAAGGAGTTGCTGACCATCGTCGAACGGATGCTGCTGGACGCCGGCAACATCAAACGGCTGGCCGAGCAGTTCAGCCTGCGCGACGAGGGCCAGCTGACCATCGCCACCACCCACACCCAGGCGCGCTACGCGCTGCCGCCGGTGGTGACGGCGTTCAAGCGCGCCTTTCCGCGCGTGCACCTGGTGCTGCACCAGGCCAGCCCCGACGAGCTGGCGCGGCTGCTGCTGGCCGGCGAGGCCGACATCGGCATCGCCACCGAGGCGGTGGCCGAGGTGCCGGAACTGGTGTCCTTCCCTTACTACAGCTGGCACCACTGCGTGATCGCGCCGCCCGAACACCCGCTGCACGATCAGCCGCTGTCGCTGGAGACGCTGGCCGAGCATCCCATCGTCACCTACCACCGCGGCTTCACCGGCCGGGCCAGGATAGACAACACCTTCGCCGAGGCCGGCCTGGCGCCCGACATCGTGATGGCGGCGCTGGACGCCGACGTGATCAAGACCTATGTCGAGCTGGAGCTGGGCGTCGGCATCGTCGCCTCGATGGCGGTGGACCCGCAGCGCGACGCCGGCCTCAAGGTGGTGGCCGGACCGCCGCTGTTCGGCCAGCAGACCAGCCGCATCGCGATACGCCGCGGCCACTACCTGCGCAGCTACGCCTACCGCTTCATCGAGTTGTGCGCGCCGGCGCTGGACGAGACCCGCGTGCGCCAGGCGCTGAGCCCGGCGACGCAGGAATAG
- a CDS encoding helix-turn-helix domain-containing protein, with translation MESTPAPTDFSEWLAGPDLIALGGGDEAGREYRLGTREYDWHRHARAQLFCVNNGLIHVQTPHGAWLLPPHRAGYLPPETPHRVRVSGALDGWSVFLLPTRCGLLPARPCVLAITPLLQALVRRAASWRPDAPHQPEQRRVVAVIIDEIRLAPREALHLPMPADPRLRRIADAMLADPAADRSADEWAALGALSGRNLRRLIQADTGMSFSRWRQQAQLVWAMERLASGLAVAQVSDALGYASPSNFIAMFRRALGAPPAQYLASR, from the coding sequence ATGGAATCGACACCCGCACCCACCGACTTCAGCGAATGGCTGGCAGGCCCGGATCTGATCGCGCTCGGCGGCGGCGACGAGGCCGGCCGCGAGTACCGGTTGGGCACCCGCGAATACGACTGGCACCGGCATGCGCGCGCCCAGCTGTTCTGCGTGAACAACGGGCTGATCCACGTCCAAACGCCGCACGGCGCCTGGCTGTTGCCGCCGCATCGCGCCGGCTACCTGCCGCCGGAGACGCCGCACCGGGTGCGCGTCAGCGGCGCGCTCGACGGCTGGAGCGTCTTTCTGCTGCCGACCCGCTGCGGCCTGCTGCCTGCCCGGCCCTGCGTGCTGGCCATCACGCCGCTGCTGCAGGCGCTGGTGCGACGGGCGGCCTCATGGCGGCCCGACGCGCCGCATCAGCCGGAGCAGCGGCGCGTCGTCGCCGTCATCATCGACGAAATCCGGCTGGCGCCGCGCGAGGCGCTGCACCTGCCGATGCCGGCCGATCCGCGGCTGCGACGCATCGCCGACGCGATGCTGGCCGACCCGGCGGCGGACCGCTCGGCCGACGAATGGGCCGCGCTGGGCGCGCTGTCCGGCCGCAATCTGCGCCGGCTGATCCAGGCGGACACCGGCATGAGCTTCTCGCGTTGGCGGCAGCAGGCGCAGCTGGTCTGGGCGATGGAGCGGCTGGCCTCCGGCCTGGCCGTCGCCCAGGTGTCCGACGCGCTGGGCTACGCGTCGCCCAGCAACTTCATCGCCATGTTCCGGCGCGCGCTGGGCGCGCCGCCGGCGCAATATCTGGCTTCCCGCTGA